The segment TACGGTTAGCTTATTCATTTTCACCACCAGCGCCAGTGCCTGCTGCCAGGGCACATCCTGTAGTCGAAGCGAAACGACCCCCTCTACGCCAGGTGCCACCATCAGGTTCAGTTTTTGCCAGTCGGCCAGCGCCTGCAACACCTGCGCGATGGGCGCCCGATCAAAAGCCAGCGAGAGCGTATCCGGTTCAGCGTAAAGCGGCCTGCATAACAGGAGTAGCAGGATCATCTGCCATTTCATAAAGTCGTCCTTTTAGTTTGACTTCCCTCGGCGGCAAACACCCAGGCACCGGAGTGACGGTAATACTCAACGCGCTAACCGCGTCCAGGTGCCAGTGCTGATCCAGCCGCTCATCCGGCGTTCGCACCACCCATCGTTCGGGGTTAAAAACCAGCCACGCGCGGTAGTCCCCCTCACGGCCAATGATACCGCCCAGCTGCCAGTGCTGAGGCGGCGCAGGCAGTGACCGGCAGGCATCGCTGCCCACGGGAACAAAGGGATCGCGCGCGGCATGACCCGATGAGAGAAACAGGATCAGTAGCGACAATGCCCGTAGCGTGGTATGCAGCACATTATTCTGCATCGTTAAGTACCAGCCCCAGGTGGAATAGTAGCCGCTCTTCCTCAGGCTTCAGGGTGAAATGCGGCAGCTCAGCGGCCCCGGGCAGGCCGCTTAAATAGGCCAGTACCTTTTGTACCTGCGGCCAGCTAAGGCTGAGCACCAGCGCAGCGCCGGTGGCATCGGGCTGCCATAGCCGCAGCTCACCTCCCGCCATTTCCAACAGTGCAACCAGTGAAAAGCGTCGGTCTGGTTCGACCGGCAGCAGGGCAGCCTCGAGCTGGGAAATGTTCGCCTCCAGCAGGTTCAGCGACCCGCTGCTGGCAATGCTGCGCAGAATCGTAGGGTAACGCCGCGTCTCTTTCCGCTGTTGAGCCGCCAGCGCGGCACTCTGACGATCGGCAGGTGCCCTATAGCCCCGGTCTGTCGCGATGGATAATCCCCCTGCCAGCAGTAAAAACAGCATCAGGCGATAGTGCCAGGGCAGGGTAATCCAGCGGAAGAGCAGCGTATTACTCATCGACAGGCGGCTTATCTGGCAGCACGGCCAGCAGGCTGAACTGTATCCGGCCGCTGTCATCCCGACGAAGACTCTGCGTACCAACCCGGCGGAAGAGATCTAAAGCCTGTAACCGTTGACGAAAGGCATCTACTTCACGCGGTTCCCGACAGAAGCCCATCAGCACCAGCGTATCCAGCGTTTTACTCAGTCCGCTCAGCCAGAGTTCATCAGGCATCGCGTCGGGCAGATTGCGCAGAAAATCATACCAGCGCGATATCTGCTGCTGCTTTTGCTGCCGGGCAGCGAGGCGCAGCGCCAGCGACTGCTTATACTGAACGCGAGCCGCCGTGCGCGTTTGTAACTCAGTAGCCTGCTGATTCGCCCGGTGCCAGAGAGCTACCGTTTTCTCATGCCGGAGGTTCTCTGCACGTTTTCCGGCAATGGTCAGAGCAAAGAAAACCTCTATGAGCATCAGCATAGCCAGTAGGCAGCCCTCGCGCCGTAGCCGCTTTCTGTCGCGCTGCGCACGCCAGGGCAGTAAATTGACCCAGCTCATTAGCTATCCTCCGGCCTCAGCGCCAGCCCCGCCGCAAGGCTAAACGCACCCGGGTAAACGGGCAGCGGCGCCTGTTTAAGGGGGATCGCATCCAGGGGATTAAGCCACTTAGCGCCATCAGGCAGCGCATCCTGCTCCACCGTGCTGTAATAAAAAGCGGCCTCCTGCGCAAAATGACGTGTCCGGAGCGCACTGAAGTCATTGGCCTCTTCGCGCGAACACCATCCCCAGCGCTGCCCTGCACGCTGGGGCGCAAACCATAGCCAGTGATCGGCCAGTCGATGAATCAGGGTCACGGCGGGATCGAGTGACAGCGTTTGCGACAGCGCAAAAAGCGCGGACGGCGATAGCTCCATGACCTGAGGCGTAAGCCGCGCCTGTTCAAGGCAGTCCAGCCAGTTTTGCAGCGCCTCACGCCGGGCAGCGGTGACGCAGAACTGTGACGCGCTGCCCGTCGGCTGCCGGTAATCCAACGCCAGCTTTTCCAGCTCAATTGGGAAAAATCGACTGGCCGCTGCGGTAATATAGCTGCTACGCTCTGGTTCGCGTAGCTGGACAGGCGGCAGGTCAATATGGCGCTGTAGCACCAGCTGGGGCGGGAATCCTACACGCAGAGAAATATGGTAAGGAAGCTGTCTGCGCCAGCGTTGCAGGAGAGCGATAACCGCCTGCGGACGTTGCAGCAGCCCGTGGGTTAACGTATCTTGCGGCAGAGCATGTTGCCACCAGTGACGAAGTTGCCAGCCGTTGCGACGGCGCTGAATGCCGAGGGCGCAAAGCTGCCCGTTCTGAATATCCAGGCCGACTTGCCATGTCTGAAATGCCATCAGGCGCGATCTCCATATCGTCAGTGATTAAAAGGACGTATCCAAGCTTCTGGCTTGCCTTTATACTACCGCGCGATTGTTTATAAACTGCCCGATCGACATAAAGTGGAAAATATCAGGTGAAGTTCGTAAAGTATTTTTTAATCCTTGCAGTGCTTTGCATTCTGCTGGGAGCAGGCTCGATCTATGGCCTTTACAAATATATAGAGCCCCAGCTGCCGGACGTGGCCACGCTGAAAGACGTCCGTCTTCAGACGCCGATGCAGATCTACAGCGCCGATAACGAACTGATCGCCCAGTACGGTGAGAAGCGACGCATTCCGTTAAAACTGCAGCAGATCCCGCCGGTGATGGTAAAAGCCTTTATCGCGACCGAAGACAGCCGTTTTTACGAGCATCACGGCGTTGACCCCATTGGTATTTTTCGTGCAGCCAGTATCGCGTTGGTGTCTGGCCACGCGTCCCAGGGTGCAAGTACCATTACTCAGCAGCTGGCCAGAAACTTCTTCCTCAGCCCTGAACGTACCCTGATGCGTAAAATCAAGGAGGCTTTCCTCGCCATCCGCATTGAGCAGATGATGAGTAAAGATGAAATCCTTGAACTTTATCTGAACAAAATCTATCTCGGCTACCGTGCCTACGGCGTTGGCGCGGCCGCTCAGGTCTATTTTGGCAAAAATGTCGATCAGCTTTCCCTGAGTGAAATGGCGATGATTGCCGGGTTGCCTAAAGCGCCGTCAACGTTCAACCCGCTCTATTCACATGACAGAGCGCTGCAGCGCCGTAACGTGGTGCTGGGTCGCATGCTCGACCAGCACTACATTACCCAGTCACAGTATGAAGAGGCTCGCAGCACCCCGCTTACCGCCATCTATCATGCACCTGAAATTGCCTTTTCCGCGCCTTATCTGACTGAAATGGTGCGCCAGGAGATGATCAAACGCTACGGCGAAAATGCCTATAACGACGGATTCAGGGTCACTACCACTATTACGCGCAGGCTACAGCTGGCAGCGCAGAAATCGGTGCAGGACAACGTCATCGCCTATGACATGCGTCACGGCTACCGTGGCCCGGCTAACGTTTTATGGAAAGTAGGTGAGCAGAGCTGGGGACACAGCGAAATCCTGAAAACGCTCAAGGCGCTGCCAGTATATGGGCCGCTGATCCCCGCCGTTATCACTGATGCTACCCGTGAGGAGGCCACTGCCACCCTGCGCGATGGCAGCAGCGTGACGCTTGGCCTGGCCGGCAT is part of the Erwinia sp. HDF1-3R genome and harbors:
- a CDS encoding PilN domain-containing protein, whose amino-acid sequence is MSWVNLLPWRAQRDRKRLRREGCLLAMLMLIEVFFALTIAGKRAENLRHEKTVALWHRANQQATELQTRTAARVQYKQSLALRLAARQQKQQQISRWYDFLRNLPDAMPDELWLSGLSKTLDTLVLMGFCREPREVDAFRQRLQALDLFRRVGTQSLRRDDSGRIQFSLLAVLPDKPPVDE
- the pilM gene encoding pilus assembly protein PilM, producing the protein MAFQTWQVGLDIQNGQLCALGIQRRRNGWQLRHWWQHALPQDTLTHGLLQRPQAVIALLQRWRRQLPYHISLRVGFPPQLVLQRHIDLPPVQLREPERSSYITAAASRFFPIELEKLALDYRQPTGSASQFCVTAARREALQNWLDCLEQARLTPQVMELSPSALFALSQTLSLDPAVTLIHRLADHWLWFAPQRAGQRWGWCSREEANDFSALRTRHFAQEAAFYYSTVEQDALPDGAKWLNPLDAIPLKQAPLPVYPGAFSLAAGLALRPEDS